The window AGCGAACAAGGAATGAGGGTAAACACAGTTCAAATAAGGTCATGGGTAATTACAAGATGAgttcacacacaaaatgtgtacaaccacttgtcccaaggcagggaagagcctaacccagcaacacagagcacaaggctggaggggaagaggacacaccccagacaggacgtgagtccaccacaaagcaccccaagaaggactcaaatcatagacccaccagagagcaggtcccagccaaacctgctgcaccactgctcccCCAAAATGAGTTTAATTTAGGGCAATTAATGCTTAACAGCAATAAACACAGAGTTTCAAGAAGACTGCCAGTAATAACCATGGCTCCTATTTCTTACGACACTCTCATCTTAAAGTTGGGTGAACTATAATTGATTAAAAGCAATTTTGAGTGTTTTATATTGACACCATTAATAATGGATGAAGCCGTTGCTCTGCCATCAGCTTTGAGTGCCAGTTGCCCAAGCTAGTAATGATTAAAATGCAGTCAGGCTTGGCACTGCACTGATAATATCAGTCTGCTACTTGGCATCGCTATACATCATTTAATACCATTTGGCTTTTCATATGCCCCGCTAAGGTTCCCTGTTGCTCCGGCTTCACGAGGTGAACAACTTACAGACAGAAGGAGCTAAACAGATTAACTTCTCTGCAGAAAGAACAGTTTTCGATGTGAGCGGCTAGTGATCAGGTGTAATCAAATTGCACTCTCCTGGTAATTCGTCATGTTAATGTCCAAGCTCTGCGCAGAAGTTTGCTTGCATCAGCTTATTTTCCGCACAGAAGGAGTCTCAACATAGGGGACACAGCGGATCAATTTGGCAATGCTGGTAACCTTATTATATGGTCACTGAGTTCTCAAGATGGTGTTATCTTGATTTATATGTGTGGGTCTCCTGGTTCCTCTTTGGTCCCATTATTGATTATGATTGATTGATTATGATTAAGATTAAACATAAGAAATCACAGGCGTAGTTTTGGAAACCCTGTTTTATAAATCATTTAATAGAAATCATGAATCATGAAACTGGCACACAGATGTCAATACTGAAGaatgccaaaaaaaattttcattgtCAGTAACCACTTGCAGGaccatggtggtccagagtatATCCCTGAAACACAAGGTATGACACAGGTTACGTCCTGTGAGGCTCTAGCTTCTGCACCACTCAACTGTTCACACACAATTTTAGATGTGTTAATTTTCACCTACATATTTCAGTAGGCCATAatgagaggcagctggtagtgtagtggttagagctgctgcccttggacattgcaggtttgaccctcacctcctgctgttgtacctctgagcaaggtatttaccctaaacggCTCctgtgtaaatagctgtaagtctctttggagaaaagcagcagctagataaataaatgtacatactcAAACACTTGGGCCTCCTAAAAAATCAGTTGGGGAATTGCCAACCACATACTGCCAGTTTTATTTGCTAACAGAGGAAACGACCAACAATTCAGACAGAtagattataataatataaatatatttttgcattccTAGTAGTAATCATTAAtgcagttcatttatttaaatttacatttacatgtattcattaagcagatgcttttctccaaagtgacgtacatctcatagaaaatacaatgtattcattacattatcaggaagagacttggatgcagatgcataattcttaagtacagttagtttggtactttccaccatatgaaccaatatgcatcacatgagtaactgcataaaattttatcagaatAGCCACGATTCCGATTTACCctccaagtaatttttttttgatatatctatatagggggtgcggtggcgcggtggcgcagtgggttggaccgcagtcctgctgtccagtgggtctggggttcaagtcccgcttggggtaccttgcgacggactggcgtcccgtcctgggtgtgtccccttccccctccggccttacgccctgtgttgccgggtaggctccggttccccgtgaccctgtaagggacaagcggttctgataatgtgtgtgtgtgtgtgtgtatatctatatatatatgcattacaggagtagctgtgtaaaggtttattctggcatgatcttaaagttatgccacatgaacatttacaccttacatgaacttagattATGGCGggagtgagtccggaagagatgagttttaagatcctttttaaatgcggacagagattcagcagttctgagtgagcgggggaggtcgttccaccacaatggagccagaaccaagaacctccattcTTTACCTTTCGTCTGTCGGACCACCATGAGGGCAGATGTGAatgagtgtagcagtctggttggcgtgtagcgaataatcaagtcttgtagatagctgggagcagttccactgatgtatttgtaggccataaccagggtcttaaatttgatctgggcagctatgggaacTAATGCGGAGAAAtcagtagaggagatacatgggaacgccgTTTATTCAGTActtcttcaaaataaatatcCATTTACTCAGCCAGGGTCAGTGTACATTAAAACTCACCTCACCTGCACTCAGATTATACGGATTATACACTCAGTCCTCATAATAAATCTCCATGAGTATGAGttccatacaatgaaaaatccCTTAaaatggcttatgaaaatatataccctttTTCATAAAATGATCTTATTATACAATGTAATAGCATTTTTACCCAGTACACAATCATTTTACTTCAAAAATGGATATTATATTCTGGACAACAATTAGTATCAGTTGTTTTGTGACagaaagggggcgtggtggcgcagtgggttggaccgggtcctgctctccggtaggtctggggttcaagtcctgcttggggtgccttgctgtggactggtgtcccgtcctgggtgtgacccctccccttctggccatacgccctgtgttaccgggtaggctctggttccccacgaccctgtataggacaagtggttctgaaagagagagagagagtgtgtgtgtgtgtgtgtgtgtgtgtgttgggtctCAAACCCATAAGGTTTTTGTGCTACAGTAGGGTTAGTTTGgttattttccttcagtttctaaCAAAACGgatgaattattaaataaatgcaaatattaattatttatattcgttataataaatacaaagacaaacagaaactcTCAGAATTGAATtgtattttaatgacattttcaacTGAACATTCTGTattgattttaataaaaaaggcaCCTTTGGTAATTGGATTCAagtcacataaaacaatactgaaaacttctcacaaatgaaaatgaatgcaatTGAATTGTGAGCTTGTAATGAATCAATATGTCTGGATAACTGTGTCACCAAAACAACTACCAGTTTGGACAATTTGAGCATCAGTGTGGGTTGGAATCTGCTCTAATGCCAGCGTATTTGTGCCCCCCACACAGATGAGATGGTAGCCTCACTGACACAGGTACCTGGGGACGTTCACAAGCCATGGAGGAGGCAACACCTGACCCTGCCTTTATTGATGTGGACCAGGGACTAACTTTAGCATGCATTGCCttcctgtgtctcctgctggtaGCCATGATTATCCGCTGTGCCAAGGTTATTATGGACCCCTACAGTGCCATTCCAACCTCCACCTGGGAGGAACAGCACCTGGACGACTAGCAAAGAGTTCCCAGCTCCACCTGGGTGGGGAAGCACCTGTTTTCCACCTGAGAGAACCCACAAACTCATCTCCACGTCCGCCTTCATGGCTACCGGGAACCACGAAAATGACATCTGTAAGAGGCCTGACTCAACGGTACGTGGGACAGCAAACACTCAGGTTGCTTCCCTAAGACTGAAAAGGGACTAATGCAAACATCTAGGGTGTTGGGTGCTAATGTACCGAGACAATATTTTAGGACCAACTCCGAGTGGCATAGATGACCTTTGACTGCAGCGAGGTTTGTTCCTTGGCATCTGATCCAGAAACGTGGAACTCATCAGGTGGGCACACAAAACAAGGTTGACCAGCTCCTACCTGGTGAACATTTGATTGGTCTTCACTGATCTACTCCAGCATTTTCCCTTTTCCCCATTACTTAAAAGGGTGAAGAACCAAACTTTACCAAGTCAGCAATGATAGAAAACAATAGTTTTTCTATACGAAAACTTCTAGATTCCTGTGAAGAAGCCTCACTGATCATCACTATTATTCTGTTACCACTATCTGCTCAATTCCTGGTAAAGGTTCTACTTTCTGCTTGCAATATTGATTAGAAACCTAATTTCTAAACTGTAAAACTTGCCCACTGAACTGTAAAGATGGATGATAGAGATTTAAAGATGGATAATGGAGGTTTATTTTATGTTAAACATAAATTATTACTGATTGCTGATTAAACGACActcacagaattacagaattaCAAGCTCTGGATAACTGTGCACAAAAGCTTTATATTCAACAGGCTTATGTGTCAGTCTGTGTAAATTTACTTTCACTTAGTTGCTTCTGAAAGGTCAGCCTAATGAATCCATGGCAAgctagtggttagtgctgctgcctttggcccccaaGGTTGGGGGTTCAAATTCCTCCTTCTAGCTCTAAGACCTTTGAGCAATTAAATAGAGCACTTAttattacccagctgcata of the Scleropages formosus chromosome 7, fSclFor1.1, whole genome shotgun sequence genome contains:
- the LOC114910923 gene encoding cortexin domain-containing 1-like; translated protein: MEEATPDPAFIDVDQGLTLACIAFLCLLLVAMIIRCAKVIMDPYSAIPTSTWEEQHLDD